One stretch of Arachis hypogaea cultivar Tifrunner chromosome 20, arahy.Tifrunner.gnm2.J5K5, whole genome shotgun sequence DNA includes these proteins:
- the LOC112784674 gene encoding pentatricopeptide repeat-containing protein At1g18485-like yields the protein MGCLAPQLPLSSHHLHNRRILDSSTQIPKSSLTPSIHRNHNLRLAGNFNDAVTSLHFNSNDAVSTSQSITALLQQCILHKNIQLGRTLHSLISTSPQLRNDVVLTTRLITMYAACASPSESRSVFQNFPNKKDLFLYNALLSGYARNALYRDAILLFVELISVAGLLPDNFTLPCAVKACAGLTEVELGEALHALALKLGLCSDSFVGNALIAMYGKCGFVESAFKVFEKMPRRNLVSWNSIMLVCSENGLFDEICGLFKGLLLNDGGDEGSVPDVVSVVTMVPVVAAMGEVKLGMLLHGLALKLGLCGDLKVSNSLMDMYSKCGYLCEARVVFDLISDKNVVSWNSMIRGYSKAGDSRGTFELLRKMTMEEKILVNEVTVLNVLPACLEKIHLLSLKEIHGYALRRGLQNDELVANAFVAAYPKCGSMDCAERVFNGMAGKTVSSWNALIGALAQNGFPEKALDLYLVMTASGLDPDWFTIGAILLACAQLKLLRSGKEIHSFMLRNGLESDEFIGISLLSLYINCGEMLPAKLLFDKMENKSSVCWNTMITGFSQNGLPCEALDTFRQMLSSGTHTQEIALMGVMDACSQVSALRLGKEVHSFALKAHLTEDTFVTCSLIDMYAKCGCMEQSQNIFERIIEKDEASWNVIIAGHGVNGNGLKALELFELMQRSGCRPDSYTFMGVLMACNHTGLVTEGLKYLDQMQTLHGIKPKLEHYSCVVDMLGRAGQLSEALKLVNELPYEPDSGIWSSLLSSCRNYRDLDIGEKASKKLLELGPEKVENYVLLSNLYAGLGKWDDMRQVRRKMKEIGLQKDAGCSWIEIGGKVYRFLVGDGGFLESKQVQKTWVKLEKKISKIGYKPDTSCVLHELEEEEKIKILKSHSEKLAISFGLLHTAEGTTLRVCKNLRICVDCHNAIKLVSKVVEREIIVRDNKRFHHFKSGLCSCGDYW from the coding sequence ATGGGTTGTTTGGCGCCACAACTGCCACTCTCATCCCATCACCTCCATAACCGCCGCATTCTTGACTCATCCACTCAAATCCCAAAATCATCCCTCACTCCCTCAATCCACCGAAACCACAATCTCCGCCTCGCCGGCAACTTTAACGACGCCGTGACCTCTCTCCACTTCAACTCCAACGACGCCGTTTCAACGTCACAATCCATTACAGCGCTGCTCCAGCAATGCATTCTCCACAAAAACATCCAACTTGGCCGGACCCTTCATTCACTCATCTCCACGTCCCCTCAGCTCCGCAACGACGTCGTTCTCACTACCCGCTTAATCACCATGTACGCCGCATGCGCCTCACCCTCCGAATCACGTTCAGTGTTCCAGAATTTTCCCAACAAGAAAGACCTATTCCTCTACAACGCGCTTCTCAGCGGTTACGCGCGCAACGCGCTCTACCGTGACGCCATTTTGCTCTTCGTTGAATTGATCTCCGTCGCAGGGCTTCTGCCGGACAATTTCACGCTGCCATGTGCTGTCAAGGCCTGCGCCGGGCTCACCGAGGTGGAACTCGGGGAAGCGCTTCACGCGCTTGCGTTGAAGCTGGGACTGTGCTCTGATTCGTTTGTGGGGAATGCGCTTATTGCTATGTATGGGAAGTGTGGGTTTGTTGAGAGTGCGTTCAaggtgtttgagaaaatgcctcGGAGAAACTTGGTTTCCTGGAACTCAATTATGCTTGTGTGCTCGGAGAACGGGCTTTTTGATGAGATTTGTGGTCTGTTTAAGGGGCTTTTGTTGAATGATGGTGGTGATGAAGGTTCGGTACCTGATGTTGTTAGTGTGGTCACAATGGTTCCTGTGGTTGCTGCAATGGGTGAAGTGAAATTGGGGATGCTGCTTCATGGTTTGGCTTTGAAACTGGGGCTTTGTGGTGACTTGAAGGTTAGTAATTCACTTATGGATATGTATTCGAAATGTGGTTACTTGTGTGAGGCGCGAGTTGTGTTTGATTTGATCAGTGACAAGAATGTTGTGTCTTGGAATTCTATGATTAGAGGGTACTCCAAGGCTGGTGATTCTCGCGGAACATTTGAGCTGCTACGGAAGATGACAATGGAAGAGAAAATATTGGTAAACGAGGTGACAGTGTTGAATGTTCTGCCAGCTTGTTTAGAAAAGATTCACTTGTTAAGCTTGAAAGAGATTCACGGTTATGCCCTTAGGCGTGGGCTTCAGAATGATGAATTAGTAGCCAATGCTTTTGTTGCTGCGTACCCAAAGTGTGGTTCAATGGATTGTGCTGAGCGTGTGTTTAATGGAATGGCGGGGAAAACTGTGAGCTCTTGGAATGCATTGATTGGTGCCCTTGCGCAAAATGGATTTCCTGAAAAGGCTTTAGACTTGTACCTTGTGATGACGGCTTCTGGGTTGGATCCTGATTGGTTTACAATTGGAGCCATTCTACTCGCTTGTGCCCAACTCAAACTCCTACGCTCTGGCAAGGAGATTCATAGTTTCATGTTGCGAAATGGTTTAGAATCAGATGAGTTTATTGGGATATCGTTGCTGTCGCTTTATATTAACTGTGGAGAAATGTTGCCAGCAAAACTCCTTTTCGATAAGATGGAAAACAAAAGTTCAGTGTGCTGGAATACAATGATTACTGGCTTTTCACAGAATGGACTTCCTTGTGAGGCCCTTGATACATTCCGGCAAATGCTTTCAAGTGGAACTCACACTCAAGAGATTGCCTTAATGGGTGTTATGGATGCTTGTTCACAAGTTTCAGCCTTGCGGCTGGGAAAAGAAGTTCATTCCTTTGCACTGAAAGCTCATCTTACAGAGGATACCTTTGTAACTTGCTCACTGATAGACATGTATGCAAAATGTGGATGCATGGAACAATCTCAAAACATTTTTGAGAGGATAATTGAGAAAGATGAAGCATCTTGGAATGTTATAATTGCAGGACATGGAGTTAATGGGAATGGATTGAAGGCATTAGAACTTTTTGAACTAATGCAAAGATCGGGCTGCAGACCAGATTCTTATACATTTATGGGAGTTCTGATGGCCTGTAACCATACTGGCTTGGTGACAGAAGGGTTAAAATATCTTGATCAGATGCAGACTTTGCATGGCATAAAGCCAAAATTAGAGCATTATTCATGTGTGGTGGATATGCTTGGTCGGGCAGGACAACTCAGTGAAGCTCTAAAACTTGTAAATGAGCTGCCATATGAACCAGATTCGGGGATATGGAGTTCATTACTTAGTTCCTGTAGGAATTATCGTGATTTGGATATAGGGGAGAAAGCTTCCAAAAAGTTATTAGAGTTGGGGCCAGAAAAAGTTGAGAATTATGTACTGCTATCGAACTTATATGCTGGGCTAGGAAAATGGGACGACATGAGACAGGTGCGGCGGAAGATGAAGGAGATTGGCCTTCAGAAAGATGCAGGCTGCAGTTGGATTGAAATCGGAGGAAAGGTTTATAGATTTCTTGTTGGTGATGGAGGCTTTTTAGAatcaaaacaagttcaaaagacTTGGGTTAAATTGGAGAAAAAAATAAGCAAAATTGGATATAAACCCGACACAAGTTGTGTGCTTCATgaactagaagaagaggaaaagattAAAATTCTTAAGAGCCATAGTGAGAAGCTAGCAATTTCATTTGGTTTGTTACATACAGCTGAAGGTACAACGCTGAGGGTTTGTAAAAATCTTCGCATTTGTGTAGATTGTCACAATGCAATAAAATTGGTATCCAAGGTTGTTGAAAGGGAGATTATTGTTAGGGACAATAAGCGCTTTCATCATTTTAAAAGTGGACTTTGTTCCTGTGGAGATTATTGGTAG
- the LOC112784650 gene encoding uncharacterized protein: MASVASASPGRRTPPSAADSGNSNPHSPKSNQVESATNNGVSHTEEKKLDLPDELDHLDSTECIERFRKYDAEYTRRLMAKYFSGKTVFGGNNIFDEQITIGDEIIKSSRLPCFRSYTDPVVGVEEQSSNGSTTIPNGKHLPKKN, translated from the exons atggCAAGCGTAGCTTCAGCTTCCCCAGGTAGACGCACGCCTCCTTCCGCCGCCGATTCCGGTAACTCCAACCCTCACTCTCCGAAGAGCAACCAG GTGGAATCTGCCACAAACAATGGGGTTTCTCATACTGAAGAGAAAAAACTTGACTTGCCTGATGAACTTGA TCATTTGGACAGCACAGAGTGCATTGAAAGGTTCAGAAAATATGATGCCGAATACACTCGTCGTTTGATGGCAAAGTACTTCTCTGGGAAAACAGTATTTGGAG GGAACAACATATTTGATGAGCAAATAACAATAGGGGATGAAATTATAAAGTCAAGCAG GTTGCCTTGTTTCCGGTCATATACGGATCCTGTTGTAGGTGTTGAAGAGCAAAGCAGCAATGGATCTACTACCATCCCGAATGGGAAGCACTTGCCGAAGaagaattga